A single window of Acidimicrobiales bacterium DNA harbors:
- a CDS encoding (2Fe-2S)-binding protein, whose translation MNEIPVTMTVNGEDRAATIEPRLTLADYLRSECGLTGTHLACEHGACGACTVLVDGAAQRSCLVFAVQAQGAEITTVEGLAEAPGEPTAVQRAFEDCYGLQCGFCTPGFVVSVTAFLRDNPEPDDREIREALSGNLCRCTGYGGIYAAVRQAAAELAEAQGGAS comes from the coding sequence GTGAACGAGATCCCGGTGACGATGACCGTCAACGGCGAGGACAGGGCGGCGACGATCGAGCCGCGGCTGACCCTGGCCGACTACCTACGGAGCGAGTGCGGCCTCACCGGTACCCATCTCGCGTGTGAACACGGCGCCTGCGGCGCGTGCACCGTGTTGGTCGACGGCGCTGCGCAGCGGTCCTGTCTCGTCTTCGCGGTCCAGGCGCAGGGCGCGGAGATCACCACCGTCGAGGGTCTCGCGGAGGCCCCTGGCGAGCCCACGGCTGTCCAGCGCGCGTTCGAGGACTGCTACGGCCTCCAGTGCGGGTTCTGCACGCCGGGCTTCGTGGTCTCGGTCACGGCCTTCCTGCGTGACAACCCCGAACCAGACGACCGGGAGATACGTGAGGCCCTGTCGGGCAACCTGTGTCGGTGTACCGGCTACGGCGGAATCTACGCGGCGGTGCGCCAGGCGGCCGCCGAACTCGCCGAGGCCCAAGGGGGTGCGTCATGA
- a CDS encoding xanthine dehydrogenase family protein molybdopterin-binding subunit — protein sequence MTAGRYVGQSVARREHRPLVTGHGRYVDDVTVAGMAHAAFVRSDVARGTITAIDVEDAQAVPGVFAVYLAADLNTVCGPIHSTLMGPNAPMPPMRALAEGDVRFVGEPVAVVVAESRAVAEDAAEMVVVEVAALPAVVDPVAALTDTENLVHPEKGTNVAQAMPDTGGPDVDAAFAGAAQVVTGRFAQSRGTNVPMEPRGLVASWEPGTGEFTAHVSSQNPHEYHAHFARVLGIDHHRVRVLTDQVGGGFGQKVFVSRDETCVAVAAKLLGRPVKWIEDRRENLIAANQARNEIVDLEVAVDDDGAMVAMKARHVEDVGAYAINSHASASGSMSNFITGPYRIGHLGFSSTSAYTNTVGRAAYRGPWLMETTAREQMVDRVARAIGMDPLEFRRRNTVTAAEFPFSMPGGVPIDRVSLTEVLDQAAEMMDYDGFRVRQAAALSEGRHLGLGISAYIEPSGIAFGALATEQANIRIDAAGKVRIMMGSGDHGQNTATTMRQLVAEYLGCDIDDVTYSQHDTTATPHGSGTAGSRTAVIFGGAAIGASKRLREKVAEIAAHLLEASPDDIEIVGSEAFVAGTPSRSVGFAEIAAAAYLAPDRLPPGVEPGLEAVHRYRPPSLFTLSNSCHMCTVEVDAATGMVTFDRYVVSEDCGPMINPTVVEGQIVGGVVQGIGTALYENMAYDPDGNPLASTFLDYVLPGAAEMPEIEIGHIESPSASEGGFKGVGEGGTIGAIACVANAVNDAIAPLGAHIDRLPMGPSEVLAAIDSAGGA from the coding sequence ATGACCGCCGGACGCTACGTCGGGCAGTCGGTTGCCCGACGCGAACACCGCCCGCTCGTGACGGGTCATGGCCGCTACGTCGACGACGTGACCGTCGCGGGGATGGCCCACGCCGCATTCGTCCGCAGCGACGTGGCGCGCGGGACCATCACGGCGATCGACGTCGAGGACGCGCAGGCGGTCCCCGGGGTGTTCGCGGTGTACCTGGCCGCAGACCTGAACACGGTCTGTGGGCCGATCCACTCCACGCTGATGGGGCCGAACGCGCCCATGCCGCCGATGCGGGCGCTGGCCGAAGGCGACGTGCGTTTCGTCGGCGAACCGGTGGCGGTCGTGGTCGCCGAGAGTCGCGCCGTCGCCGAGGACGCCGCCGAGATGGTCGTCGTCGAGGTCGCGGCCCTGCCCGCAGTCGTCGATCCGGTTGCGGCCCTGACCGACACCGAGAACCTGGTCCACCCCGAGAAGGGAACGAATGTCGCCCAGGCGATGCCCGACACCGGCGGCCCGGACGTTGACGCCGCGTTCGCCGGCGCGGCGCAGGTGGTCACGGGTCGCTTCGCGCAGTCCCGCGGAACGAACGTGCCGATGGAACCGCGCGGCCTCGTCGCATCGTGGGAGCCGGGCACGGGCGAGTTCACGGCCCACGTGTCGTCTCAGAATCCCCACGAGTACCACGCCCACTTCGCCCGGGTGCTCGGCATAGACCATCACCGGGTCCGGGTTCTCACCGACCAGGTCGGTGGAGGGTTCGGCCAGAAGGTGTTCGTCTCGCGCGACGAGACGTGCGTCGCCGTTGCGGCCAAGCTTCTCGGCCGTCCGGTGAAGTGGATCGAGGACCGGCGCGAGAACCTGATCGCGGCGAACCAGGCCCGCAACGAGATCGTGGACCTCGAGGTCGCCGTCGACGATGACGGCGCGATGGTGGCGATGAAGGCCCGGCATGTCGAGGACGTCGGGGCCTACGCCATCAACAGTCACGCGAGCGCGTCGGGTTCGATGTCCAACTTCATCACCGGCCCCTATCGGATCGGCCATCTCGGCTTCTCGTCGACGTCGGCCTATACGAACACCGTCGGTCGGGCGGCCTACCGCGGGCCGTGGCTGATGGAGACCACCGCCCGCGAGCAGATGGTCGACCGCGTCGCGCGGGCGATCGGTATGGACCCTCTCGAGTTCCGGCGTCGCAACACGGTCACCGCAGCCGAGTTCCCGTTCTCGATGCCCGGTGGTGTGCCGATCGACCGGGTGTCGCTCACCGAGGTGCTCGACCAGGCGGCCGAGATGATGGACTACGACGGCTTCCGTGTCCGACAGGCTGCGGCCCTCTCGGAAGGGCGCCACCTGGGGCTGGGTATCAGCGCGTACATCGAGCCGTCGGGTATCGCCTTCGGTGCGCTGGCCACAGAGCAGGCCAACATCCGCATCGACGCCGCCGGCAAGGTCCGGATCATGATGGGATCCGGGGACCACGGTCAGAACACCGCCACGACGATGCGCCAGTTGGTCGCCGAGTACCTCGGGTGCGACATCGACGACGTCACCTACTCCCAGCACGACACCACGGCCACGCCGCACGGGTCGGGCACAGCGGGGAGTCGCACCGCAGTGATCTTCGGCGGAGCGGCCATCGGCGCATCCAAGCGTCTTCGCGAGAAGGTGGCGGAGATCGCTGCCCACCTGCTCGAAGCGTCGCCCGACGACATCGAGATCGTCGGCAGTGAGGCGTTCGTGGCCGGCACGCCGTCACGGTCGGTCGGTTTCGCCGAGATCGCCGCCGCCGCCTACCTGGCTCCGGACCGTCTGCCACCCGGCGTCGAGCCCGGCCTGGAGGCCGTCCACCGCTACCGGCCACCCAGCCTCTTCACGCTGTCGAACTCGTGTCACATGTGCACGGTCGAGGTGGACGCGGCGACGGGGATGGTCACCTTCGACCGCTACGTGGTCAGCGAGGACTGCGGCCCGATGATCAACCCGACCGTGGTCGAGGGTCAGATCGTCGGTGGTGTGGTCCAGGGGATCGGCACCGCGCTGTACGAGAACATGGCCTACGACCCGGACGGGAACCCGCTCGCGTCCACCTTCCTCGACTACGTCCTGCCGGGTGCAGCCGAGATGCCCGAGATCGAGATCGGCCACATCGAGTCCCCGTCGGCGTCAGAGGGCGGCTTCAAGGGCGTCGGTGAGGGCGGGACGATCGGTGCGATCGCCTGCGTCGCCAACGCCGTCAACGACGCGATCGCCCCCCTCGGCGCCCACATCGACCGCCTCCCGATGGGCCCCTCGGAGGTTCTGGCGGCGATCGACAGCGCCGGTGGCGCCTGA
- a CDS encoding acyl-CoA dehydrogenase family protein has protein sequence MSRAVTDEQRALVDETRAFLAGIEPVVASEDLDERFAALVAYEQKLHAAGLAVVSWPERYGGRGLGPVEAAIVSEELGLGGAPETINFIALEVVAPALFRFASEEQLDRWLPAMPGADEVWCQLFSEPDAGSDLASLATRAVRDGDDWVVNGQKVWSTWGQYSHKALLLARTGTAESRHRGIAAFVMDVDTPGVEVRPLRTMTGEAEFAEVFLSDVRIPDADMVGGEADGWGVAMEMLAGERGPYAVRRASVVRATLEGVYAAARERGVDPLTRDEITLAAIDLHVLDRQIDRVVDALASGESMGPAAAMTKALLTKADQSVHAVAQKVLGPAGVAWSGGMHPWTDGFLYSRASSIYGGTAEIQRNIIGERLLGLPREPN, from the coding sequence GTGAGTCGCGCCGTCACGGACGAACAGCGGGCGCTCGTGGACGAGACGCGAGCGTTTCTCGCCGGCATCGAACCCGTCGTCGCCTCCGAGGACCTCGATGAACGCTTCGCGGCGCTCGTCGCGTACGAACAGAAGCTCCACGCCGCCGGCCTCGCCGTCGTCTCGTGGCCCGAGCGCTACGGAGGCCGGGGACTCGGCCCGGTCGAAGCGGCGATCGTGTCCGAGGAGCTCGGCCTGGGCGGGGCGCCCGAGACGATCAACTTCATCGCCCTGGAGGTTGTGGCCCCTGCGCTGTTCCGTTTCGCATCGGAGGAACAACTCGACAGATGGCTCCCTGCGATGCCGGGGGCCGATGAGGTCTGGTGTCAGCTGTTCAGCGAGCCCGACGCCGGATCGGATCTGGCATCGTTGGCGACGCGGGCCGTGCGCGACGGCGACGACTGGGTCGTGAACGGTCAGAAGGTCTGGTCGACCTGGGGGCAGTACTCCCACAAGGCGCTGCTGCTCGCGCGGACCGGGACCGCCGAGAGCCGGCACAGGGGCATCGCCGCGTTCGTCATGGACGTGGACACGCCGGGCGTGGAGGTGCGTCCGCTGCGCACGATGACGGGTGAGGCGGAGTTCGCCGAGGTGTTCCTGTCCGACGTGAGGATCCCCGACGCGGACATGGTCGGAGGCGAGGCGGACGGCTGGGGTGTCGCCATGGAGATGCTCGCCGGCGAGCGCGGGCCCTACGCGGTCCGTCGCGCGAGCGTCGTGCGGGCCACCCTCGAAGGGGTCTATGCGGCCGCCCGTGAGCGCGGCGTGGACCCGCTCACGCGTGACGAGATCACCCTGGCCGCGATCGACCTGCACGTTCTCGACCGCCAAATCGACAGGGTCGTGGATGCGCTCGCATCAGGCGAGTCCATGGGGCCGGCCGCAGCGATGACCAAGGCGCTGCTGACGAAGGCGGACCAGTCCGTTCACGCAGTGGCCCAGAAGGTCCTGGGTCCGGCCGGTGTGGCATGGTCAGGGGGGATGCACCCCTGGACGGACGGCTTCTTGTACTCCCGGGCGTCGTCCATCTACGGCGGCACCGCCGAGATCCAGCGCAACATCATCGGTGAGCGCCTGCTCGGCCTGCCCCGCGAACCGAACTGA
- a CDS encoding acyclic terpene utilization AtuA family protein produces MSQSIAIGCGSAYATDRLDWAVELADSGLVDFMCFDRLAERTLALAQIRRLNDETTGQDPFLPEITEAFAPFLARGGTMIGNFGAANPAAAADDVAAGLRKAGLEGIRIGVVYGDDVLDHVLDQDLELDELGTSARAIRDKIVSANAYIGAEPIVDLLEEGARFVLGGRIADPSLFVAPICWKLGWALDDWDRVARATVVAHLLECGTHSTGGNYTDPPYRELDLTRLGFPMAVVDEREAVITKLDGTGGAVDIGTQRTQLAYEVHDPAAYLTPDISADFSQVTLEQVGPDRVRVSGATGNPRPDTLKVLVGVDLGFKVISESSFGGPGCIERARSAADLVRVRLESLAAGIDDLRTDLIGVDSLFGDRMSGGEPVEVRLRIAARTHDKVTADAVAAEADHLWMGPNGAGGIFTRTVPAIGVTPAFLPRDDVKLRTEVIEA; encoded by the coding sequence ATGTCGCAAAGCATCGCCATCGGTTGTGGATCGGCCTATGCCACGGACCGCCTCGACTGGGCCGTCGAGTTGGCCGACAGTGGACTGGTCGACTTCATGTGTTTCGACCGCCTCGCGGAGCGGACTCTCGCCCTGGCGCAGATCCGCCGCCTGAACGACGAGACCACTGGTCAGGACCCGTTCCTCCCCGAGATCACCGAGGCCTTCGCTCCCTTCCTGGCGCGAGGTGGGACGATGATCGGCAACTTCGGCGCGGCCAACCCCGCCGCCGCGGCCGACGACGTGGCGGCCGGCCTCCGGAAGGCGGGCCTCGAGGGCATCCGGATCGGGGTCGTGTACGGCGACGACGTACTGGATCACGTTCTCGACCAGGACCTCGAGCTCGACGAGCTCGGGACGTCTGCCAGGGCGATCCGGGACAAGATCGTCTCGGCCAACGCCTACATCGGTGCGGAGCCCATCGTCGACCTCCTCGAGGAGGGGGCCAGGTTCGTCCTAGGGGGTCGCATCGCGGACCCGTCGCTGTTCGTCGCCCCGATCTGCTGGAAGCTCGGCTGGGCTCTCGACGACTGGGACCGTGTGGCCCGGGCCACCGTCGTCGCCCACCTCCTCGAGTGCGGCACACACTCGACGGGCGGCAACTACACCGATCCGCCCTACCGCGAGCTCGACCTCACCCGCCTCGGGTTCCCGATGGCGGTCGTCGACGAACGCGAGGCCGTGATCACCAAGCTCGACGGGACAGGCGGTGCCGTCGACATCGGGACCCAGCGGACCCAGCTCGCCTACGAGGTCCACGACCCGGCTGCCTACCTCACTCCCGACATCAGCGCCGACTTCTCCCAGGTCACCCTCGAGCAGGTCGGCCCCGACCGAGTGCGGGTCTCGGGCGCCACGGGCAACCCCCGGCCGGACACGTTGAAGGTGCTCGTCGGCGTGGACCTCGGGTTCAAGGTCATCAGCGAGTCGAGCTTCGGCGGCCCCGGCTGTATCGAACGGGCCCGATCCGCAGCCGATCTGGTCCGTGTCCGGCTCGAGAGCCTCGCGGCCGGGATCGACGACCTGCGCACCGACCTGATCGGCGTGGACTCGCTGTTCGGTGACCGCATGTCCGGCGGCGAGCCGGTCGAGGTTCGTCTTCGCATCGCCGCCCGTACGCACGACAAGGTGACCGCCGACGCCGTCGCGGCGGAGGCCGACCATCTCTGGATGGGACCGAACGGCGCAGGGGGCATCTTCACCCGGACCGTGCCTGCGATCGGCGTGACGCCTGCCTTCCTGCCGCGAGATGATGTCAAGCTCCGTACCGAGGTGATCGAGGCATGA
- a CDS encoding LLM class flavin-dependent oxidoreductase, translating into MSDGNGPGLGLLLTSVHDRSVPIEDQIAEHHELIGLATDIGFGLVCAGQHFAAPALRYIQPIPWLASLATMFPTLRVATGILLLPLHHPLAVAEEVATLDGISGGRAILGVGIGYAPKEFDAFGIDRSRRTDRFEESISVIRALWSGQPVTHHGEFFQLDEVETSVLPVQDSLPIWIGAQAEASVRRAGRLADAWYVPPFPTHRELFDLYEMYLEERAARGLSGRSPIPVRRELYLADSMAEARELVAVGAASRYGTYSSWGLDLDDGLGGDSWLDTRFVLGDGPAVVDQLGEIASRVPMSDFVLKVQWPGQSHADAMALLERFGAEVAGPLGWGR; encoded by the coding sequence ATGAGCGACGGGAACGGCCCGGGACTGGGGCTGCTGCTGACATCGGTTCATGACCGCTCGGTTCCGATCGAAGACCAGATCGCCGAGCATCACGAACTGATCGGTCTCGCCACCGACATCGGCTTCGGCCTGGTCTGCGCCGGCCAGCACTTCGCCGCACCGGCGCTGCGCTACATCCAACCCATCCCGTGGCTCGCTTCGCTGGCGACGATGTTTCCGACGCTGCGGGTGGCCACCGGGATCCTGCTGCTGCCGCTGCACCATCCACTCGCCGTCGCCGAGGAGGTCGCCACCCTCGACGGCATCAGTGGGGGGCGGGCGATCCTCGGTGTGGGCATCGGCTACGCACCGAAGGAGTTCGACGCCTTCGGTATCGACCGGAGCCGCCGCACGGACCGTTTCGAGGAGTCCATATCGGTCATCCGTGCCCTGTGGTCAGGCCAGCCCGTCACGCACCATGGGGAGTTCTTCCAACTCGATGAGGTCGAGACGTCAGTCCTCCCCGTCCAGGACTCCCTGCCGATCTGGATCGGCGCCCAGGCGGAGGCCTCGGTGCGGCGCGCCGGGCGACTCGCCGACGCGTGGTACGTGCCCCCTTTCCCGACGCACCGGGAGCTCTTCGACCTCTACGAGATGTACCTGGAGGAACGCGCCGCCCGCGGATTGTCAGGGCGATCCCCGATCCCCGTCCGGCGTGAGCTGTACCTCGCGGATTCGATGGCCGAGGCCCGTGAACTCGTCGCCGTCGGCGCGGCGTCGCGCTACGGGACCTATTCGTCGTGGGGGCTCGACCTCGATGATGGTCTCGGGGGCGACTCCTGGCTCGACACGCGTTTCGTGCTCGGCGACGGCCCTGCGGTCGTGGACCAGCTCGGTGAGATCGCGTCACGGGTGCCGATGTCGGACTTCGTCCTCAAGGTCCAGTGGCCCGGCCAGTCCCATGCGGACGCGATGGCGCTGCTCGAGCGCTTCGGCGCCGAGGTCGCCGGACCGCTCGGCTGGGGCCGCTGA
- a CDS encoding phytanoyl-CoA dioxygenase family protein, translating into MTDTTADALATVRSAVTADVVSRFRREGWIRLPRLLSDDEVARVREIYAIEEETGTSKLMGDVTGDDDDRFAYQRDPKMTKMWSNRIDLRLRWPELQRIVALYAIVARSLLGADDVRVFWDKTFTKPTAAEGTRESVWHQDLPYNPIDRRGFMSVWFAVTDVTAEMGAMRFVPGSHRLGPLGRFDLVGDEHTWDFALRPEDRDLVGEPVTVPLAAGEATVHDGLTLHGAGPNLTDTPRRGWTMIFIPADTRWTGGPHPHADNNIAGMVMNDTFDDERFLVDWAAIGRD; encoded by the coding sequence ATGACAGACACGACTGCCGATGCGCTCGCCACGGTCCGCTCGGCGGTGACCGCCGACGTCGTCTCCCGGTTCCGGCGCGAGGGGTGGATCCGGCTACCGAGACTGCTCTCCGACGACGAAGTTGCGCGGGTGCGCGAGATCTACGCCATCGAGGAGGAGACCGGGACGTCGAAGCTCATGGGCGACGTAACCGGTGACGACGACGACCGGTTCGCGTACCAGCGGGATCCGAAGATGACGAAGATGTGGTCCAACCGCATCGACCTGCGTCTCCGGTGGCCTGAGCTCCAACGGATCGTCGCCCTCTACGCCATCGTTGCGCGTTCGCTACTCGGCGCCGACGACGTGCGCGTCTTCTGGGACAAGACGTTCACGAAGCCCACGGCTGCCGAGGGGACCCGTGAATCCGTCTGGCACCAGGATCTCCCCTACAACCCCATCGACCGGCGCGGCTTCATGTCCGTGTGGTTCGCCGTCACCGACGTGACCGCCGAGATGGGAGCGATGCGCTTCGTCCCCGGCTCGCACCGGCTGGGTCCGCTCGGACGCTTCGACCTCGTGGGCGACGAGCACACCTGGGACTTCGCTCTGAGGCCCGAGGACCGCGACCTGGTCGGCGAACCCGTCACGGTCCCCCTCGCCGCCGGCGAGGCCACGGTCCACGACGGGCTGACCCTGCACGGGGCCGGCCCGAACCTGACCGACACGCCACGACGGGGCTGGACGATGATCTTCATTCCGGCGGATACCCGCTGGACCGGTGGTCCCCATCCCCATGCCGACAACAACATCGCCGGAATGGTGATGAACGACACCTTCGACGACGAGCGGTTCCTGGTCGACTGGGCCGCGATCGGGCGGGACTGA
- a CDS encoding CoA transferase produces the protein MSSEGGDQAGPLDGVRVLDLTRHMAGPYGTMFLADYGADVVKVESLPGGEPSRSTGTAFVNGESALFLIWNRGKRSLALDLRSDEGKAVVRRLARECDVLVENYKPGVADEIGFGYEELSAENEGLIYVSVSAFGEGPLSPYPGTDPVVQAMSGVMSVTGEPDGGPLLVGVPVADFTGAMVQAQAVMLGLLARHRTGRGQKIDVSMLFALLSSLTTRLASYWTDHEDPKRYGSAHSVVCPYQAFKTADGYAVAGVWGAGEGWPKFCRAVGEPELADDERYLTNQQRVQRRAELSAHLDEVFITRTTAQWQESFGEHGALFGPVHTFSEILNHPHVVQSGLIQSTDHPVAGEFPQLGPVIFLRDTPGRIAGAPPLLGQHTREVLGELGYGTDEIDAMIAAGKATEPQGDT, from the coding sequence ATGAGCTCCGAGGGCGGCGACCAGGCCGGTCCGCTGGACGGCGTCCGCGTACTGGACCTCACACGCCACATGGCCGGGCCCTACGGGACGATGTTCCTGGCCGACTACGGCGCAGATGTCGTCAAGGTCGAGTCGCTTCCCGGCGGTGAGCCGAGCCGCAGCACCGGAACGGCCTTCGTCAACGGGGAGAGTGCCCTCTTCCTGATCTGGAACCGGGGGAAGCGCTCACTCGCGCTCGACCTGCGAAGCGATGAGGGCAAGGCCGTCGTACGCCGCCTCGCACGCGAGTGCGATGTCCTCGTCGAGAACTACAAGCCCGGCGTGGCCGACGAGATCGGCTTCGGCTACGAGGAGCTCTCCGCGGAGAACGAGGGTCTCATCTACGTGTCCGTGTCCGCCTTCGGGGAGGGTCCACTCTCCCCGTACCCGGGGACCGATCCGGTTGTGCAGGCGATGTCAGGGGTGATGTCGGTCACCGGCGAACCCGACGGCGGGCCGCTCCTCGTCGGCGTCCCCGTGGCCGACTTCACCGGCGCCATGGTGCAGGCCCAGGCGGTCATGTTGGGCCTGCTCGCCCGCCACCGGACCGGTCGCGGTCAGAAGATCGACGTGTCGATGCTCTTCGCGCTCCTGTCTTCGCTGACGACACGGCTCGCGTCCTACTGGACCGACCACGAGGACCCGAAGCGCTACGGCTCCGCTCACTCGGTGGTTTGCCCGTACCAGGCGTTCAAGACCGCCGACGGCTACGCCGTGGCCGGCGTGTGGGGCGCCGGGGAGGGGTGGCCGAAGTTCTGCCGGGCCGTCGGTGAGCCGGAGCTCGCCGACGACGAGCGCTATCTCACGAACCAGCAGAGGGTCCAGCGGCGAGCAGAGCTCAGCGCCCATCTCGACGAGGTCTTCATCACCCGGACAACCGCGCAGTGGCAGGAGTCCTTCGGTGAACACGGCGCGCTGTTCGGTCCGGTCCACACCTTCTCGGAGATCCTGAACCATCCCCACGTGGTGCAGTCGGGCCTCATCCAGTCCACCGACCATCCCGTCGCCGGTGAGTTCCCCCAGCTCGGGCCCGTGATCTTCCTGCGTGACACGCCCGGGCGGATTGCCGGCGCGCCGCCGCTGCTGGGTCAGCACACCCGTGAGGTCCTCGGGGAGCTCGGTTACGGAACCGACGAGATCGATGCGATGATCGCGGCCGGAAAGGCCACCGAGCCGCAGGGAGACACGTAG
- a CDS encoding xanthine dehydrogenase family protein subunit M, with protein MKAAPFRYHAPSTVAEAVDLLTEHGDEAKVLAGGQSLVPIMALRLGRYGHLVDLNRVDGLRGVEAANGHVRVGAMTTQSAVEHDPMIADRVPLVAAAAPHIGHFQIRNRGTVGGSIAHADPAAELPAVAMALDAVMEVGGPEGAREVRAADFFTSMWTTSLADNEILTAVRFPVRSELQGFAVSEVARRHGDFALVGTACAVSVDGGGVVTDAAIALFGVGPTPVRAASAEEALVGTGPDADLGEIGRLALSGVDPNDDVHASGDYRRRAGAAIVARALGTARDEARGGRS; from the coding sequence GTGAAGGCTGCACCGTTTCGGTACCACGCGCCGAGCACGGTCGCCGAGGCGGTCGATCTGCTCACCGAGCACGGCGACGAGGCCAAAGTGCTCGCCGGCGGACAGAGCCTCGTTCCGATCATGGCCCTGCGCCTCGGGCGCTACGGGCACCTCGTCGATCTGAACCGGGTCGACGGCCTTCGAGGGGTTGAAGCCGCGAACGGCCACGTGAGGGTCGGGGCGATGACCACCCAGTCCGCCGTCGAACATGACCCGATGATCGCCGACCGGGTTCCTCTCGTTGCCGCCGCTGCGCCTCACATCGGTCACTTCCAGATCCGCAACCGGGGCACGGTCGGCGGGTCGATCGCCCACGCCGACCCGGCTGCGGAGCTCCCAGCCGTGGCTATGGCGCTCGACGCCGTCATGGAGGTCGGCGGGCCGGAGGGTGCCCGTGAGGTTCGCGCGGCCGACTTCTTCACCTCCATGTGGACGACCTCTCTCGCGGACAACGAGATCCTGACGGCCGTGCGATTCCCCGTACGGAGCGAGTTGCAGGGCTTCGCTGTCTCCGAGGTGGCCCGACGCCACGGGGACTTCGCTCTCGTCGGCACCGCGTGTGCCGTGAGTGTCGACGGGGGAGGGGTTGTCACCGACGCGGCGATCGCGCTGTTCGGGGTGGGGCCCACGCCGGTCCGGGCCGCGTCAGCCGAGGAGGCGCTCGTAGGCACGGGCCCCGACGCCGACCTCGGCGAGATCGGCCGACTCGCCCTGTCCGGGGTCGACCCCAACGACGACGTCCACGCGAGTGGTGACTACCGGCGAAGGGCCGGTGCGGCGATCGTCGCGCGGGCGCTGGGCACGGCACGTGACGAGGCGAGAGGGGGCCGGTCGTGA
- a CDS encoding pyridoxamine 5'-phosphate oxidase family protein, with the protein MSETETGYAQNYDDVSIYTLSPEREREMIAKQTECTLTWNNREGHPLAVIMSYLERDGHFWLSATRSRKRVPALKRDPRSSLVITSVGTDMGPKKTITYKGRVIIHDDDADIKGWFYPAFAERLHGERGQAKMNQFVEFLDTPERVIIEFVPESDIRYDGDLMAAATPPPEGS; encoded by the coding sequence GTGTCCGAGACCGAGACCGGCTACGCGCAGAACTACGACGACGTCAGCATCTACACGCTGTCGCCCGAGCGTGAGCGTGAGATGATCGCCAAGCAGACCGAGTGCACTCTGACCTGGAACAACCGCGAGGGTCATCCGCTGGCGGTCATCATGAGCTATCTCGAGCGCGACGGCCATTTCTGGCTGAGTGCCACCAGGTCCCGCAAGAGGGTTCCCGCCCTCAAGCGGGATCCGCGTTCGAGCCTCGTCATCACCTCGGTCGGGACGGACATGGGTCCCAAGAAGACGATCACCTACAAGGGGCGGGTCATCATCCACGACGACGACGCCGACATCAAGGGGTGGTTCTACCCGGCCTTTGCCGAGCGCCTCCACGGCGAGCGGGGTCAGGCGAAGATGAACCAGTTCGTCGAGTTCCTCGACACCCCCGAGCGGGTGATCATCGAGTTCGTCCCGGAGTCCGACATCCGCTACGACGGTGACCTGATGGCCGCGGCCACGCCGCCGCCGGAGGGTTCGTGA